The following coding sequences lie in one Pyramidobacter porci genomic window:
- a CDS encoding zinc metallopeptidase, translating into MMPMLGLDWTMIILFPAILLAMWAQARVKNAFATYSRVHSRSGLTAREAARRILDSYGLSGVPIRQVPGQLTDHYDPRDRSLSLSEPVYDSTSIAAIGVAAHEVGHAVQHATGYAPLQIRNAVVPLLSLSSSAAMPLFFIGLLSASNTLMNIGILLFVGVLAFHLITLPVEFDASNRALKVLATNGMMTQDEVGGARKVLNAAAMTYVSATLMAALQLVRLLALRNSRSRD; encoded by the coding sequence ATGATGCCTATGCTGGGTCTTGACTGGACCATGATCATTCTGTTTCCCGCGATCCTGCTGGCGATGTGGGCGCAGGCGCGCGTAAAGAACGCTTTTGCCACCTACTCGCGGGTCCATTCGCGCAGCGGCCTGACGGCCCGCGAAGCGGCGCGGCGGATCCTCGACAGTTACGGGTTGTCCGGTGTGCCCATCCGGCAAGTGCCCGGACAGCTCACCGATCACTACGATCCGCGCGACCGCAGTCTTTCCCTTTCGGAACCCGTTTACGACAGCACCTCCATCGCCGCGATCGGCGTCGCCGCTCACGAGGTGGGGCATGCCGTGCAGCACGCCACGGGCTATGCACCGCTGCAGATTCGCAACGCCGTGGTGCCTCTGCTGTCGCTGTCGTCGAGCGCGGCCATGCCGCTGTTCTTCATCGGTCTGCTGAGCGCCTCGAACACGCTGATGAACATCGGCATCCTGCTGTTCGTCGGCGTGCTGGCGTTTCATCTGATCACGCTGCCCGTGGAGTTCGACGCTTCCAATCGAGCGCTCAAGGTGCTTGCCACGAACGGCATGATGACTCAGGACGAAGTCGGCGGTGCGCGCAAAGTCCTCAACGCGGCGGCCATGACGTATGTGTCGGCAACGCTGATGGCAGCGCTCCAGCTCGTACGCCTGCTGGCGCTTCGCAACTCGCGCAGCCGCGACTGA
- a CDS encoding DUF6391 domain-containing protein, whose translation MRFNPLWLMLLFLFLFSGGWILLMPLFLVMILLCGGIFLAGASTRGLTKAPRQIWDVLFNARVRANLTLCHAACNVLRRNGWPELTGSASATGFFIDGIDDENAVYEASVQALARLKNGEKSLRIAAASPLFRVVAMCLLALFLVVLLAAAKSANAVSVVAAVVLSWFVAPYVSPSLQGIALGSDDVTALQVQGATFRILTVTAWGGRFSSVERGVEVSTAAKNVIEAEIVED comes from the coding sequence ATGAGATTTAACCCCTTGTGGCTGATGTTGTTATTCCTGTTTCTGTTTTCCGGAGGCTGGATTCTGCTGATGCCGCTGTTTTTGGTGATGATTTTGCTCTGCGGCGGGATCTTTTTGGCCGGAGCGTCGACGCGCGGACTGACAAAAGCCCCGCGGCAGATCTGGGATGTGCTGTTCAACGCCCGCGTGCGCGCCAATCTGACCCTCTGCCATGCGGCCTGTAACGTGCTCCGTCGAAACGGCTGGCCGGAACTGACCGGCAGCGCCTCGGCGACGGGATTTTTCATCGACGGCATTGACGACGAAAACGCCGTCTACGAGGCGTCGGTACAGGCTCTGGCACGTTTGAAAAACGGCGAAAAATCGCTGCGGATCGCCGCCGCAAGCCCGCTGTTCCGCGTCGTCGCCATGTGTTTGTTGGCCCTGTTCCTGGTCGTTTTGCTGGCGGCCGCGAAGAGCGCGAACGCGGTCAGCGTGGTTGCGGCCGTCGTCCTGTCGTGGTTCGTTGCCCCTTATGTCTCTCCTTCTTTGCAGGGGATCGCGTTGGGCAGCGACGACGTGACGGCATTGCAGGTGCAGGGAGCCACGTTCCGCATACTGACGGTGACGGCATGGGGAGGCCGCTTCAGCAGCGTCGAGCGCGGCGTGGAGGTGTCCACGGCGGCGAAAAATGTCATCGAGGCCGAAATTGTCGAAGATTAA
- a CDS encoding RsmB/NOP family class I SAM-dependent RNA methyltransferase, whose product MSKIKRPIAKSTSAPMRGVEAAMYLWRQVSKGGIVSESLRALGDRVSPPDRTLAASLAYALVRRLSLWEHLREKFLLPRPEKFSKSVQAAVLMGAAGLTELEKFAPAALISSLIEWTKERDRHGARVVNAVLRRVLEEGPAELQRLRNDDRLESLCLLSGVPSWVGERWRRDCGPAVARRFVEQNAGGCSLSLRLSPDAPRDLPQRLEEAGQIVAESSLPEGLRLADTALPSALPGYGEGWFTPQSESSILVGTEAADFEGTRLLDMCAGRGVKTGQIAQLRPDITVEGWDLSKGRVAAGVREMERLKLSDRVVMRVGSALELEPLAAPDAILVDAPCSGSGTWRRHPEGKWRLSPENLEELTELQYHLLCRAFSLVKKGGKVVYSTCSLLAAENEEVVKKALRAFPDISERLLSADFGGIACGKGRMLTPENPWTDGFYLAAFSK is encoded by the coding sequence TTGTCGAAGATTAAGCGCCCCATAGCCAAAAGCACGTCGGCGCCCATGCGCGGGGTTGAAGCGGCCATGTACCTTTGGCGTCAGGTGAGCAAGGGCGGCATCGTCAGCGAGTCGCTGCGGGCGCTGGGCGACCGCGTTTCGCCGCCGGACCGTACGCTGGCGGCGTCGCTGGCTTACGCGCTCGTGCGCCGGCTTTCGCTGTGGGAGCATCTGCGCGAAAAATTCCTGCTGCCGCGCCCCGAAAAATTTTCCAAGTCGGTGCAGGCGGCGGTTTTGATGGGCGCAGCCGGGCTGACGGAACTGGAGAAGTTCGCGCCCGCCGCGCTGATCTCGTCGCTGATCGAGTGGACGAAAGAACGCGATCGGCACGGCGCCCGCGTGGTGAACGCCGTGCTGCGCCGCGTGCTGGAAGAAGGCCCGGCGGAACTGCAGCGCCTGCGGAACGACGACCGTCTGGAGTCTCTGTGCCTGCTCAGCGGCGTGCCGTCTTGGGTAGGCGAACGCTGGCGCCGCGATTGCGGCCCGGCTGTCGCCCGCCGGTTCGTCGAACAGAACGCCGGCGGCTGCTCGCTGTCGTTGCGTCTGTCGCCGGACGCTCCGCGGGATCTGCCCCAACGGCTTGAAGAAGCGGGGCAGATCGTAGCGGAATCGTCGCTGCCGGAGGGGCTGCGTCTGGCGGACACCGCGCTGCCCAGCGCGCTGCCGGGGTACGGAGAAGGCTGGTTCACCCCTCAGAGCGAGTCCTCGATCCTCGTCGGCACGGAAGCAGCCGATTTCGAGGGAACGCGCCTGCTCGACATGTGCGCCGGCCGCGGCGTCAAGACTGGCCAGATCGCCCAGCTCCGCCCCGACATTACCGTCGAAGGCTGGGATCTCTCCAAAGGCCGCGTCGCCGCCGGCGTCCGCGAGATGGAACGCCTGAAACTGAGCGATCGAGTCGTCATGCGCGTAGGCAGCGCCCTCGAGCTGGAGCCGCTGGCCGCCCCCGACGCGATCCTCGTCGACGCGCCCTGTTCGGGCAGCGGCACGTGGCGCCGCCATCCCGAAGGCAAATGGCGGCTTTCGCCGGAGAATCTGGAGGAACTGACGGAACTCCAATATCATTTGCTGTGCCGTGCCTTTTCGCTGGTCAAAAAGGGCGGTAAAGTGGTATATTCCACGTGTAGCCTTCTCGCTGCGGAAAATGAAGAAGTGGTGAAAAAAGCGCTGCGCGCCTTTCCGGACATCTCCGAGCGGCTTCTTTCCGCGGACTTCGGCGGAATCGCGTGCGGGAAAGGCCGCATGTTGACGCCGGAAAATCCTTGGACTGACGGCTTTTATCTCGCCGCGTTCTCGAAATAA
- a CDS encoding PASTA domain-containing protein has product MGRTFRAALLLVLLCIIGSAAFISYKVFFSNPARSIPLLKGSSIIEAVQTLERMGIKARVEEEDSALPRGTVIGQWPETGVKLRADKVAILKVSRGSEKLPLPDLRGMTEKQAIARLEEAGFVLGEVQKINHERPAGVVIAQNPAAPVSISQSREVGLLISLGPVAASGTVIVPDLVQRDEKTAEALARESSLRPRLERVYDNSSPQGMVVSMNPAAGQRVPRGADVHLRVASWDRKLAPQQDGSEKSGGAKVTVAEPGIDPDTAAAQNRKGDGAAQTASDDKKQPPAETKKKVASIRYQAPPVSNQTLVIELIDKEGEHTLVNRKAKAGEYIKINAPYVGEAVVTIYLGGNFVWQDRYN; this is encoded by the coding sequence ATGGGCAGAACCTTTCGAGCGGCATTGTTGCTGGTGCTGCTGTGCATCATCGGCAGCGCGGCCTTTATCAGTTATAAAGTCTTCTTCTCCAATCCCGCCCGTTCGATCCCGCTGCTGAAAGGCAGCTCGATCATCGAAGCCGTGCAGACGCTGGAGCGCATGGGCATCAAAGCCCGCGTCGAGGAAGAGGATTCGGCGCTTCCCCGCGGTACCGTCATCGGCCAGTGGCCGGAGACGGGCGTCAAGCTTCGCGCCGACAAAGTGGCGATCCTCAAAGTCAGCCGCGGTTCCGAAAAACTTCCTCTGCCCGATCTGCGCGGCATGACGGAGAAACAGGCCATCGCGCGCCTCGAGGAGGCCGGATTCGTCCTCGGCGAAGTGCAGAAGATCAATCACGAGCGTCCCGCCGGCGTCGTCATCGCTCAGAATCCCGCGGCGCCCGTGTCCATTTCCCAGAGCCGCGAAGTCGGCCTGTTGATCAGCCTCGGACCGGTGGCCGCTTCCGGCACGGTGATCGTCCCCGATCTCGTCCAGCGTGACGAGAAGACGGCCGAGGCTCTGGCGCGCGAAAGCTCGCTGCGTCCTCGCCTGGAACGCGTTTACGACAACAGCTCGCCGCAGGGCATGGTCGTCTCCATGAATCCCGCGGCCGGCCAGCGCGTGCCCCGCGGCGCCGACGTTCATTTGCGCGTCGCCAGCTGGGACCGCAAACTGGCGCCGCAGCAGGACGGCAGTGAAAAGAGCGGCGGCGCAAAAGTGACCGTTGCAGAGCCCGGCATCGATCCGGACACGGCAGCCGCCCAGAATCGGAAGGGCGACGGCGCCGCGCAGACGGCGTCGGACGACAAGAAGCAGCCGCCGGCCGAAACGAAGAAAAAAGTCGCTTCGATCCGTTATCAGGCGCCGCCCGTGAGCAATCAGACACTGGTCATCGAGCTGATCGACAAAGAAGGCGAGCACACGCTCGTAAACCGCAAAGCCAAGGCCGGCGAGTACATCAAGATCAACGCCCCCTACGTGGGCGAGGCCGTCGTCACCATTTACCTGGGAGGCAATTTCGTATGGCAGGATCGCTACAATTAA
- the rpe gene encoding ribulose-phosphate 3-epimerase — translation MAGSLQLKPFLIAPSILSADPLAVGASVDVLKGDFDWLHVDVMDGHFVPNLSYGPAVAKALRRRYPDAVIDVHLMVEPGEDFLDMFLESRPDCLTVHQEACRHLHRALSKIRAAGVRSGVALNPATPVELIKPVLNIADVVLLMSVDPGFGGQSFIPEVTEKAVTLCQLREARGLKFLIEMDGGINAANMAQVRRCGVDVAVMGSAVFGTPDPAATVAKMRLLVDGE, via the coding sequence ATGGCAGGATCGCTACAATTAAAGCCGTTTCTGATCGCTCCCTCGATCCTTTCCGCCGATCCTCTGGCGGTCGGCGCCTCCGTCGACGTGCTGAAAGGCGATTTCGACTGGCTGCACGTGGACGTCATGGACGGTCATTTCGTCCCCAATCTCTCCTACGGTCCCGCTGTCGCCAAGGCGCTGCGCCGCCGCTATCCCGACGCCGTCATCGACGTTCACCTGATGGTCGAGCCCGGCGAGGACTTCCTCGATATGTTCCTCGAATCCCGTCCCGATTGCCTTACCGTTCATCAGGAGGCGTGCCGTCACCTGCATCGGGCCCTGTCGAAGATCCGCGCCGCCGGCGTCCGTTCCGGCGTGGCGCTCAATCCCGCCACGCCCGTGGAACTGATCAAGCCCGTGCTGAACATCGCCGATGTGGTGCTGCTGATGTCGGTCGATCCCGGTTTCGGCGGCCAGTCTTTCATTCCGGAAGTGACGGAGAAGGCCGTGACGCTGTGTCAGCTGCGCGAAGCCCGCGGGCTGAAGTTCCTGATCGAGATGGACGGCGGCATCAATGCCGCCAACATGGCGCAGGTGCGCCGCTGCGGCGTTGACGTAGCCGTGATGGGAAGCGCCGTTTTCGGCACGCCCGACCCGGCGGCGACCGTCGCCAAAATGCGTTTGCTGGTGGATGGAGAGTAG
- a CDS encoding helix-turn-helix domain-containing protein, with protein MKDANIPTSDRKKDEPRSLQELGAELQRLRESKNLTLDDISAATCIRKNFLEDIEAGNFVRFKALVYARGFVRTCTTLLGAPELWNEYRQQLTIDTFGPPQGASEFTARSESAGRRHSMMPPSSARAGAANMGLPARGFRHSSARRNGVLLLVLLTVGALGGLWFNWDRLRGEVSKLQREQAYDEMKSREAEQARHDEMQKAEEAAVQREMQARRQTENAGAESDAEKALASAERPAVMPEETGEAAVKPALTIRASGDCWLRVREGDKDLLVTTVREGFEQTFPLDRTLSVRFGAGQNVQVSTNGTDFSSPGAGVQRLEYRPDGSSLKVRK; from the coding sequence ATGAAAGACGCGAACATCCCTACGAGCGACCGCAAGAAGGATGAGCCCCGTTCGCTTCAGGAACTGGGAGCCGAGCTGCAGCGCCTGCGCGAAAGCAAAAACCTGACGCTTGACGACATCTCGGCGGCGACCTGCATCAGAAAAAACTTTCTCGAGGACATCGAGGCGGGGAATTTCGTCCGCTTCAAAGCGCTGGTGTACGCCCGCGGTTTCGTGCGCACCTGCACGACGCTGCTTGGCGCTCCCGAACTGTGGAACGAATACCGCCAGCAGTTGACGATCGACACTTTCGGGCCGCCCCAGGGCGCGTCGGAATTCACCGCCCGATCAGAGAGCGCGGGGAGGCGGCATTCCATGATGCCGCCTTCGTCGGCGCGGGCCGGCGCCGCGAACATGGGGCTGCCGGCCCGCGGTTTCCGGCACAGCTCGGCGCGCCGCAACGGCGTGCTCCTGTTGGTTCTGCTTACCGTTGGGGCTCTCGGTGGGCTGTGGTTCAATTGGGACCGCCTCCGCGGCGAAGTCTCCAAGCTGCAGCGGGAACAGGCCTATGACGAGATGAAGAGCCGCGAAGCAGAACAGGCGCGTCACGACGAAATGCAAAAGGCCGAGGAAGCGGCGGTGCAGCGCGAAATGCAGGCTCGCCGACAGACAGAGAATGCCGGCGCGGAGTCGGACGCCGAAAAAGCCCTCGCCTCTGCGGAGAGACCGGCCGTCATGCCGGAGGAAACGGGCGAAGCCGCCGTCAAACCGGCGCTGACGATCCGCGCCAGCGGCGACTGCTGGCTGCGCGTCAGAGAGGGAGACAAAGATCTGCTTGTGACCACGGTGCGCGAAGGCTTTGAGCAGACCTTTCCGCTGGACAGGACGCTGTCCGTCCGTTTCGGCGCCGGGCAGAACGTGCAGGTCTCCACGAACGGGACGGATTTCAGTTCTCCCGGTGCCGGCGTGCAGCGCCTCGAATACCGCCCCGACGGCTCCAGCCTGAAAGTGAGAAAATAA
- the rimO gene encoding 30S ribosomal protein S12 methylthiotransferase RimO: MKNLYIVSLGCPKNAVDSEHLGGILEAAGFHLVGRAEDADVALVNTCGFLQAAVEEGIQVILDLERLKKEGVISRIAVVGCMLNRYGDELKAEFPTVDFWARSEDWGALLREMGRDVPAAAESGCLRADLSGTPWTRYLKISEGCNSHCSYCAIPGIRGRLRSVPVERVVGEARRLVDEGAKELCLVGQELSIYGSDLFGRPSLPRLLDELEKELPRGVWLRLFYLHPSLVDAAFLERVAASPVILPWLDVPIQHVDDDVLRRMNRPPVERHIRELFKRGREIDPDFAFRTTLMVGFPGETRAQFDKLLDFVEEIGFDRLGAFAYSPEDGTPAAAFPDQIPEAEKTARYNELMELQQQVSLTRQARFVGKTLNVLIDEIDGETGECAGRSFRDAPEIDGVVTATGAEDARPGDVIAVKITASSEYDLSGVAIHE; this comes from the coding sequence GTGAAGAACCTTTACATCGTCAGCCTCGGCTGCCCGAAAAACGCCGTCGACAGCGAACACCTCGGCGGCATCCTCGAGGCGGCGGGATTCCATCTCGTCGGCCGCGCCGAAGACGCCGACGTTGCGCTGGTCAACACCTGCGGCTTTCTGCAGGCGGCCGTGGAAGAGGGCATTCAGGTCATCCTCGATCTGGAACGTCTGAAAAAAGAAGGCGTTATCAGCCGGATCGCCGTCGTCGGCTGTATGCTGAACCGCTACGGCGACGAACTGAAAGCCGAGTTCCCGACAGTGGACTTCTGGGCCAGATCGGAAGACTGGGGCGCCCTGCTCCGCGAGATGGGGCGCGACGTGCCGGCCGCGGCGGAATCGGGCTGCCTGCGCGCCGATCTGTCGGGCACTCCCTGGACGCGCTATCTGAAAATCAGCGAAGGCTGCAACAGCCATTGTTCCTACTGCGCCATTCCCGGCATCCGCGGCCGTTTGCGCAGCGTGCCCGTGGAAAGGGTCGTCGGCGAGGCGCGCCGTCTCGTCGATGAAGGCGCGAAGGAACTGTGCCTGGTCGGCCAGGAACTGAGCATTTACGGTTCCGACCTGTTCGGCCGGCCTTCGCTGCCGCGCCTGCTCGACGAGCTGGAGAAGGAACTGCCTCGCGGCGTCTGGCTGCGGCTGTTTTATCTGCATCCTTCGCTGGTCGACGCGGCCTTTCTCGAGCGCGTCGCCGCCAGCCCCGTGATTTTGCCGTGGCTCGACGTCCCTATCCAGCACGTCGACGACGACGTGCTGCGGCGCATGAACCGCCCGCCGGTGGAGCGCCATATCCGCGAGCTGTTCAAAAGGGGGCGCGAGATCGATCCCGATTTCGCCTTCCGCACCACGCTGATGGTGGGATTCCCCGGCGAGACGCGGGCGCAGTTCGACAAGCTGCTCGACTTCGTCGAGGAGATCGGCTTCGACCGCCTTGGCGCGTTCGCCTATTCGCCCGAGGACGGCACGCCGGCGGCGGCGTTTCCCGATCAGATCCCCGAGGCGGAAAAGACGGCGCGCTACAACGAACTGATGGAACTGCAGCAGCAGGTCTCGCTGACGCGGCAGGCGCGTTTCGTCGGCAAGACGCTGAACGTGCTGATCGACGAGATCGACGGCGAAACGGGCGAATGCGCCGGACGTTCGTTCCGCGACGCGCCCGAGATCGACGGCGTCGTCACGGCGACGGGAGCCGAAGACGCCCGTCCGGGCGATGTGATCGCGGTGAAGATCACCGCTTCATCGGAATATGACTTGTCGGGAGTGGCGATTCATGAATAA
- a CDS encoding phosphatidylglycerophosphatase A family protein, with protein sequence MNNDPVMTPAGLIATVGGLGKIVRKAPGTAGSAAACVLAVFLPEPARLAAIVALAAVGVWAAGAYEKACGRADPGEVIIDEVVGQLIATIGHVAVVGQGSGAANFLIPSFLLFRFFDILKPWPVNACEKVPGGVGIMLDDAAGGVLANLALWGLRKVFIEGWWPF encoded by the coding sequence ATGAATAACGATCCTGTGATGACGCCGGCGGGGCTGATCGCCACCGTCGGCGGATTGGGGAAAATCGTTAGGAAAGCGCCGGGCACGGCCGGCAGCGCCGCGGCCTGCGTGCTGGCGGTTTTTCTGCCCGAGCCGGCCCGCCTGGCGGCGATCGTCGCGCTGGCGGCGGTCGGCGTCTGGGCGGCGGGGGCGTACGAAAAAGCCTGCGGCCGCGCTGATCCCGGCGAAGTGATCATCGACGAGGTGGTCGGCCAGCTGATCGCCACGATCGGTCACGTGGCCGTGGTCGGGCAGGGCAGCGGCGCGGCGAATTTCCTCATCCCCAGCTTCCTGCTGTTCCGTTTCTTCGACATCCTCAAGCCGTGGCCCGTCAACGCCTGCGAAAAGGTTCCCGGCGGGGTGGGCATCATGCTCGACGACGCGGCCGGCGGCGTTCTGGCCAATCTGGCGCTCTGGGGCCTGAGAAAGGTCTTCATCGAGGGCTGGTGGCCTTTTTAG
- a CDS encoding CinA family protein, whose protein sequence is MTQEENITALALKLKELALARRVTVGTAESCTGGLIAGAITAVPGSSEYFLGGVVSYANAVKTKLLGVPKEILNTVGAVSGECARFMAQGAAKALGADWAVSVTGVAGPDGGSAEKPVGTVWFGLCGPRGVEAHVRRFAGGRAAVRAQTAAHALSMLVEALAEAE, encoded by the coding sequence ATGACGCAGGAAGAAAACATCACGGCGCTGGCGCTGAAACTCAAAGAACTGGCGCTGGCGCGGCGCGTCACCGTCGGCACGGCGGAATCCTGCACGGGCGGTCTGATCGCCGGCGCGATCACGGCGGTCCCGGGCAGCAGCGAGTACTTTCTCGGCGGCGTCGTCAGCTACGCCAACGCGGTGAAAACGAAGCTGCTGGGCGTGCCGAAGGAAATTCTGAACACGGTCGGCGCCGTCAGCGGCGAATGCGCGCGTTTCATGGCGCAGGGCGCGGCGAAAGCGCTCGGCGCCGACTGGGCCGTGTCGGTGACCGGCGTGGCCGGCCCCGACGGCGGCAGCGCGGAAAAACCCGTCGGCACGGTATGGTTCGGCTTATGCGGCCCTCGCGGAGTCGAAGCCCACGTGCGCCGTTTCGCCGGCGGCCGCGCCGCAGTGCGAGCGCAGACGGCGGCTCACGCCCTCTCGATGCTGGTCGAGGCGCTGGCGGAGGCGGAGTGA
- the thpR gene encoding RNA 2',3'-cyclic phosphodiesterase translates to MERVRCFFCLPLAPELKKEIAANRAAVSGVRWVAEGDLHVTLRFCGEIPQAAAQALGERVKDLLSERRAAPPTLTLRKTGTFGRPPRVLWAGLGGDTAALERLNALIEGACRDEGLPPDGRKFSPHLTLARMDASRGFDPAALDALRPWKLTGRGWTADRAIFMRSRLTPAGPRYEPLTVCRLGTAVDGA, encoded by the coding sequence ATGGAGCGCGTGCGCTGTTTCTTTTGCCTGCCGCTTGCGCCCGAGCTGAAAAAAGAGATCGCCGCAAACCGCGCCGCGGTTTCGGGCGTCCGCTGGGTGGCGGAGGGCGATCTGCACGTGACGCTGCGTTTCTGCGGCGAGATTCCGCAAGCCGCGGCGCAGGCTCTTGGCGAGCGCGTGAAAGATCTGCTGTCGGAACGTCGGGCCGCTCCGCCGACGCTGACTTTGCGGAAAACAGGCACGTTCGGCCGGCCGCCGCGGGTGCTTTGGGCAGGTTTGGGCGGCGACACGGCGGCGCTCGAACGGCTGAACGCCCTGATCGAAGGCGCCTGCCGCGACGAGGGGCTGCCGCCCGACGGCCGGAAGTTCTCGCCTCACTTGACACTGGCCCGTATGGACGCCTCGCGCGGGTTCGACCCGGCGGCGCTGGACGCCCTGCGCCCGTGGAAGCTCACCGGGCGCGGCTGGACGGCCGACCGCGCGATCTTCATGCGCAGCCGCCTGACGCCCGCAGGGCCGCGCTACGAACCGTTGACGGTCTGCCGCTTGGGAACGGCGGTGGACGGAGCGTAG
- the recA gene encoding recombinase RecA — protein MAETKKGKKLTREDILEQALDDIRSKFGDGSIMRLGERNTANVEVIPTGILPLDVALGIGGLPRGRIVEIFGPEGSGKTTLALHAIAEAQKAGGVAAFIDAEHALDPRLAAALGVQIESLYLSQPDSGEQALFILETLVRSGAVDIVVVDSVAALTPQAEIDGTIGESQVGLQARLMSYGLRRLTASIARSNCVVVFINQLRATIPTGYSKGPTETTTGGRALKFYTSVRVEVRRGKQISKGDDVIGHELYIKVVKNKQAPPFRSAHCSLIYGKGIPLTMSIVDMAIDANVVKRKGSWLTYKGETLAQGKDRLAEFLDKNPEMLAEIRKTVLDQAAEGLGFYAAPEKSDDEDSVDSGHGVDIDEEVIDLDISDESMQDETEKESKK, from the coding sequence TTGGCTGAAACAAAAAAGGGCAAAAAACTGACGCGCGAGGACATTCTCGAGCAGGCGCTCGACGACATCCGCAGCAAGTTCGGCGACGGTTCGATCATGCGCCTCGGCGAGCGCAACACGGCGAACGTGGAAGTGATCCCCACGGGCATCCTGCCGCTGGACGTGGCGCTCGGCATCGGCGGCCTTCCCCGCGGCCGCATCGTCGAGATTTTCGGACCGGAGGGCAGCGGCAAGACCACGCTGGCGCTGCACGCCATCGCCGAAGCGCAGAAGGCCGGCGGCGTGGCGGCCTTCATCGACGCCGAACACGCGCTCGATCCGCGTCTCGCGGCGGCGTTGGGCGTGCAGATCGAATCGCTCTACCTGTCGCAGCCGGACAGCGGCGAGCAGGCGCTTTTCATCCTCGAGACGCTGGTGCGCAGCGGCGCTGTGGACATCGTCGTCGTCGACTCGGTGGCGGCGCTGACGCCGCAGGCGGAGATCGACGGCACGATCGGCGAGAGCCAGGTGGGGCTGCAAGCGCGCCTGATGTCCTACGGACTGCGCCGCCTCACCGCCTCGATCGCCCGCAGCAACTGCGTCGTCGTGTTCATCAACCAGCTGCGCGCCACGATCCCCACGGGCTACTCCAAGGGCCCCACGGAAACGACGACGGGCGGCCGCGCTCTCAAGTTCTACACCTCGGTGCGCGTCGAAGTGCGCCGTGGCAAGCAGATCTCCAAGGGCGACGACGTGATCGGCCACGAGCTCTACATCAAGGTGGTCAAGAACAAGCAGGCGCCGCCGTTCCGCAGCGCCCACTGCTCGCTGATCTACGGCAAGGGCATCCCCCTGACCATGTCCATCGTCGACATGGCCATCGACGCCAACGTGGTCAAGCGCAAGGGCTCGTGGCTCACCTACAAGGGCGAGACGCTCGCCCAGGGCAAGGACCGTCTGGCCGAGTTCCTCGACAAGAACCCCGAGATGCTGGCCGAGATCCGCAAGACCGTGCTCGATCAGGCCGCCGAAGGCCTGGGCTTCTACGCGGCGCCGGAAAAAAGCGACGACGAAGATTCCGTGGACAGTGGCCACGGCGTGGATATCGACGAAGAAGTGATCGATCTGGACATCTCCGACGAGTCCATGCAGGACGAAACGGAGAAAGAGAGCAAAAAGTAA